A stretch of the Balneola vulgaris DSM 17893 genome encodes the following:
- a CDS encoding ExbD/TolR family protein codes for MARDFRRGDKRLTPLSLFSQSSLTDIVLLLLIFFLLTSSFVTNFGIKVDIPKAESGSSANNDVVSVAITKDGEFYVDGDLTAKGSLAVEIRAARNNKTSETLILRADKDSKLDDVVRVINIGKALNMKFFIATEQGSI; via the coding sequence ATGGCGCGCGATTTTAGAAGAGGCGATAAAAGACTTACACCACTTTCGTTATTCTCGCAATCCTCTTTGACGGATATCGTACTCCTTTTGCTGATTTTCTTTCTGCTTACATCCTCATTTGTAACCAATTTCGGTATCAAAGTGGATATCCCAAAGGCAGAATCAGGTTCTTCTGCAAATAACGATGTTGTATCGGTGGCGATTACTAAAGACGGTGAGTTCTATGTAGATGGAGACCTCACTGCCAAAGGATCATTAGCCGTGGAAATTAGAGCTGCACGCAATAATAAGACAAGTGAAACGCTTATACTACGTGCCGATAAAGACTCTAAACTCGATGATGTAGTGCGTGTAATTAACATCGGTAAGGCACTAAACATGAAATTCTTTATAGCTACGGAACAAGGCTCCATATAG
- a CDS encoding lysylphosphatidylglycerol synthase transmembrane domain-containing protein, translating to MKTTLKVLAGIAVAAFFLWIAFKEVEFEQIIEASKSMSYGWILPFVGCILFAHLMRALRWKLLFTDKEKTPHSITLFTGVMVGYLSNIPFARLGEVTRPVYVAQQVGESNSKLIGTIVLERIIDVVSMLLLMTFVVVFMISSPDILSNLFGMDITDSSVLMSFGWSALKFLGIVALVIAVLYMALKALSKQGGVVEKGFQKFKEIVKTFVDGVLAVRELKNWPLFILYTILIWVAYICMTYIPFYMFDMVETFDLSFADALVITMVSAVGIIIPTPGGVGTYHLFVTKSLFLLFAVPETIGLAYGTITHASTLAVVIISTPILLAIDKYVVLKKGATNGN from the coding sequence TTGAAGACCACATTAAAAGTTTTAGCGGGTATAGCGGTAGCCGCTTTTTTCCTTTGGATTGCATTTAAAGAAGTAGAGTTTGAGCAAATTATTGAAGCCTCAAAATCTATGAGTTATGGTTGGATACTCCCATTTGTGGGCTGTATTCTTTTTGCACATCTCATGCGAGCCCTTCGCTGGAAACTACTATTCACAGATAAAGAGAAAACACCTCATTCCATCACATTGTTTACAGGGGTGATGGTAGGATATCTGTCAAATATCCCCTTTGCTCGATTAGGGGAAGTAACGCGTCCGGTATACGTAGCCCAACAAGTAGGCGAAAGCAACAGTAAGCTAATAGGAACCATTGTTCTGGAGCGCATCATCGATGTGGTGAGTATGTTGCTATTGATGACATTTGTAGTCGTATTCATGATATCGAGCCCGGATATTCTAAGCAACCTCTTTGGAATGGATATAACCGATTCAAGTGTGTTGATGTCTTTCGGGTGGTCGGCTTTGAAGTTTTTAGGAATAGTGGCCCTTGTGATTGCCGTATTGTACATGGCATTAAAAGCGTTAAGCAAGCAAGGTGGAGTCGTTGAAAAAGGATTTCAGAAGTTTAAAGAGATTGTTAAAACCTTTGTGGATGGGGTGCTTGCAGTTAGAGAACTGAAAAATTGGCCACTCTTTATACTGTATACCATTTTGATTTGGGTGGCTTACATTTGCATGACCTACATCCCTTTTTATATGTTCGATATGGTGGAAACCTTCGATCTTTCCTTCGCTGACGCTTTAGTAATTACGATGGTATCAGCAGTGGGTATCATAATACCAACACCAGGTGGGGTAGGTACTTATCACTTATTTGTGACAAAGAGTTTATTCTTACTATTTGCTGTACCAGAAACCATTGGTTTAGCCTACGGTACCATTACGCATGCATCTACTTTAGCAGTAGTGATTATTAGTACTCCTATTTTATTGGCCATTGATAAGTACGTGGTATTAAAAAAAGGCGCTACTAACGGGAACTGA
- a CDS encoding HU family DNA-binding protein, with translation MTKAFLEAFVITVRDQIIMKNTVEVKGLGVFKAEHMSQQQEKRADGTTVMMPPKDYMEFKADLED, from the coding sequence ATGACCAAAGCATTTTTAGAAGCATTTGTTATTACAGTGCGTGATCAGATCATAATGAAAAACACCGTGGAAGTGAAAGGCTTAGGTGTGTTTAAGGCTGAACATATGAGCCAACAACAAGAAAAAAGAGCGGACGGTACCACGGTTATGATGCCTCCAAAAGATTATATGGAATTCAAAGCCGATTTGGAGGACTAA
- a CDS encoding S41 family peptidase yields MKKLLHLPIGLLALLFLVIGCSSSTGNDGKNDEFIDENTWIRETMSLYYFWNDLVPDQTDGSINPVPYFQSMLDSTDTFSYIVEDAEELNSSLEGSAFTTGISPGFGIFAGTNEVFFVIEFVYPNTPAAEAGLNRGDIVLEVDGQTMTTSNYLELYYSGNSTIDYTLGEYLPDQNAIANTDSVVTVNQLELDLDPIAYTNVYEYGDRKIGYLFYARFLNGKDDVFIESMDNALQEFSNQGINELVVDLRYNPGGRISAAENIANSIVPLSVAQSEEVFVSFQYNEGLQNFYEEQQGPNSPNLFVRFDEDPINLGLERVFFLTTSGSASASELIINGLDPHMEVIHIGENTFGKFYGSFVFTGDEATPPNNYGIVPVTLKYANSLGVTDFRDGLTPDYVVPDSLVTNPYDIGDVNDAMFKTAIDIITGNNTGPAKIGPRRYEMLPDWYKLKRGNILGEKSIIK; encoded by the coding sequence ATGAAAAAGTTACTACACCTACCTATAGGATTACTAGCTCTTTTATTTTTAGTAATCGGTTGTTCGTCTTCTACTGGAAATGATGGTAAGAATGATGAATTCATAGATGAAAATACATGGATCAGAGAAACCATGAGCTTGTATTACTTCTGGAATGACCTCGTTCCAGACCAAACAGATGGAAGTATTAATCCCGTGCCTTACTTCCAAAGCATGCTTGATTCTACAGATACTTTTTCATACATCGTTGAAGACGCTGAAGAACTGAATAGTAGTTTAGAAGGCTCAGCCTTTACAACTGGTATTTCACCCGGATTTGGGATTTTTGCGGGCACCAATGAAGTGTTTTTTGTAATCGAGTTTGTATATCCAAATACCCCCGCTGCTGAAGCTGGTTTGAATAGGGGTGATATTGTGCTTGAAGTAGATGGTCAAACGATGACTACTAGTAACTATCTAGAACTCTACTATAGCGGAAATTCAACTATAGATTATACTCTAGGGGAGTATTTACCCGATCAAAATGCTATAGCAAATACAGATTCTGTAGTAACGGTGAATCAGTTGGAATTGGATCTAGATCCTATCGCATATACCAATGTATATGAATACGGCGACAGAAAAATTGGATACTTATTCTATGCTCGTTTCTTAAATGGAAAAGATGACGTTTTCATCGAAAGCATGGATAACGCCCTTCAAGAGTTTAGCAATCAAGGGATAAACGAATTAGTAGTAGATCTTAGATATAACCCTGGTGGTAGAATTAGTGCTGCAGAAAATATAGCTAACTCTATAGTCCCTCTTTCGGTGGCTCAAAGTGAAGAAGTGTTTGTGAGTTTTCAGTACAACGAAGGACTGCAAAATTTCTATGAAGAACAGCAAGGTCCTAATTCACCTAACTTATTCGTTCGTTTCGATGAAGATCCTATAAACCTAGGCTTGGAAAGAGTGTTTTTCTTAACCACTTCAGGGTCGGCTTCGGCAAGTGAGCTTATCATCAATGGTTTAGACCCGCATATGGAAGTGATTCACATTGGTGAGAATACCTTCGGAAAATTTTATGGCTCCTTCGTATTTACAGGTGATGAGGCCACTCCGCCCAATAACTATGGTATTGTTCCAGTTACATTGAAGTACGCAAACTCATTAGGAGTAACAGATTTCAGAGACGGACTTACCCCAGATTATGTTGTTCCAGATAGTTTAGTAACCAACCCGTATGATATTGGTGATGTAAACGATGCAATGTTTAAAACAGCTATTGATATCATAACTGGGAATAATACTGGGCCTGCTAAGATTGGTCCTCGTAGATATGAAATGCTACCCGATTGGTATAAGCTTAAGCGAGGTAACATCTTAGGAGAGAAGTCGATAATTAAGTAG
- a CDS encoding SPOR domain-containing protein, protein MLIDNEKLVGLLMENSGLEQEKVEKQLAELVSDIKKALEENEAYEVEGFGIFSKLGNNIHFIPSEDLETEINYKYVGMEPIELPGSGDSSSEDSSGIEDKIEDEPTSEEEEENPIEGLLDESASKEYEDPFAEIFSELDEEESEEETEEDTTEPEEELEEDDIDFSALEGDGTAEDELDDDPFGGLEEDTDESIEDMDTTDESLEEEPETEEIAPSGEFLDDSVFDTEAESEEEEEAPGPDKWGIDAHKEEDTENAFAGLLGANAAEGDSDDSDESDEEEDLDFSELDGTSSDDFDDPFDEFDEETQEEEQDDTLDDFVPVVTNVSSGKKAKSNKKEAAKEEEKGEADKEAGKLESKTPKSPRDRKQGSPVFLYMILALVVLGGAGYGLAYFGIINIQGITPASNTTQQPAVAQNNVQQTPPPPVETPPATQQPTATEQEVSQPVEEPAATTTSEEVTNQPEENTFTPENRVVDTENEAPVEAPATNEAVEVNADTYGLMGSVTDAGNNGYTIVLYTLSRQDGAETQYQRLTDLGYRAMIIERPSDTYGVLYRVAIGQFASLADAAIAAEKLDADFLGNYLIAKI, encoded by the coding sequence ATGTTAATAGATAATGAGAAATTAGTTGGCTTATTGATGGAAAACTCTGGCTTGGAGCAAGAAAAAGTTGAAAAACAGCTTGCTGAGTTAGTATCTGATATCAAAAAAGCATTAGAAGAGAACGAAGCGTATGAAGTTGAAGGCTTTGGTATTTTTAGCAAGCTTGGAAATAACATTCATTTTATACCCTCTGAAGACCTAGAAACAGAAATTAATTATAAATATGTAGGCATGGAGCCTATTGAACTTCCTGGCAGTGGTGATTCAAGTTCTGAGGATAGCTCTGGCATTGAAGACAAAATCGAAGACGAGCCAACATCAGAGGAAGAGGAGGAGAATCCAATTGAAGGATTGCTCGATGAAAGTGCAAGTAAAGAGTATGAGGATCCTTTCGCAGAGATCTTTAGTGAATTAGATGAGGAAGAATCTGAGGAAGAAACGGAAGAAGATACTACTGAGCCTGAAGAGGAATTAGAAGAGGACGATATTGACTTTTCTGCACTAGAAGGAGATGGCACCGCAGAAGATGAGCTAGATGATGATCCGTTTGGTGGTTTAGAAGAAGATACAGACGAAAGTATCGAAGACATGGATACTACGGATGAATCATTAGAAGAAGAGCCTGAAACAGAAGAAATAGCGCCAAGTGGTGAATTCTTAGACGATTCAGTTTTTGACACAGAAGCTGAATCCGAAGAGGAAGAAGAAGCTCCAGGTCCAGATAAATGGGGAATTGATGCCCATAAAGAAGAAGATACTGAAAACGCTTTTGCTGGTTTACTAGGGGCAAATGCGGCTGAAGGAGACTCTGATGACAGTGATGAATCGGATGAAGAAGAAGATTTAGATTTCTCTGAATTAGACGGTACTTCTAGCGACGATTTTGATGATCCTTTTGATGAGTTTGATGAGGAAACGCAAGAAGAAGAACAAGATGACACTCTTGATGACTTCGTACCTGTTGTAACCAATGTATCATCAGGTAAAAAAGCTAAATCGAACAAAAAAGAAGCAGCTAAAGAAGAAGAGAAAGGAGAAGCGGATAAAGAGGCCGGAAAACTAGAAAGCAAAACTCCGAAATCACCAAGAGACCGTAAACAAGGATCTCCTGTATTCTTATATATGATATTGGCCTTAGTGGTACTTGGAGGTGCAGGTTATGGACTTGCGTACTTTGGAATTATAAACATACAAGGTATTACCCCTGCTTCGAATACCACTCAACAACCTGCTGTAGCACAAAATAATGTGCAACAAACTCCACCTCCACCAGTTGAAACCCCACCAGCTACACAGCAACCAACTGCTACGGAGCAAGAAGTTAGCCAGCCCGTTGAAGAACCAGCGGCTACAACAACAAGTGAGGAAGTAACAAATCAGCCTGAAGAAAATACTTTCACGCCTGAAAACAGGGTAGTGGATACCGAAAATGAAGCTCCAGTTGAAGCCCCTGCCACTAATGAGGCTGTAGAAGTAAATGCAGATACTTATGGGTTAATGGGTAGCGTTACAGATGCTGGGAACAACGGCTACACGATAGTGTTATACACCTTAAGTAGACAAGACGGTGCTGAAACACAATATCAGAGATTAACAGATCTAGGGTATAGAGCCATGATTATTGAACGCCCTTCAGATACTTATGGCGTTTTATATAGAGTGGCTATTGGACAATTCGCATCACTCGCTGATGCCGCTATTGCCGCTGAAAAACTAGACGCAGATTTTCTTGGAAACTATTTAATTGCTAAAATTTAA
- a CDS encoding VPS10 domain-containing protein, with protein sequence MGVMIKEWKKLTTAMFALLLVVFTANVAQAQIFGHGEENPNPKFEQKMFKDLQYRSIGPYRGGRSVAVSGHDSQPYTFYTGFTGGGVFKTTNGGNSWFNVSDDYFKTGSVGAITVAPSDPNVIYVGMGETDIRGNMSAGDGMYKSTDAGKTWTYLGLGDTQFIGDIEVHPTNDDIAWVAAMGPLFGDVDSESRGVYKTTDGGKTWNKVLYRDTKTGAVDISVDPNNPRILFAALWEAYRNPWEMSSGGDGGGLFKSTDGGETWVEISQYPGLPKGMLGKIGVAISPANSNRVWAIIENDNGGLFRSEDGGDTWRRISKDRNLRQRAWYYTKVVADPKNEDGVYVLNVSFLKSTDGGSTFSRISTPHGDHHDLWISPSDPQRFIIADDGGGQVTYNGGEGFSSYMTSATAQFYQVTTDNQFPYMIYGAQQDNSTVGIRSRTSGSGITERDWWPVAGGESGYIAPDPENPNITYGGSYGGYLNKYDAEIGLSDRVDVWPDNPMGAGAAELKYRFQWTFPIIISPHDPDVLYTTSQMVHRSTDEGMSWEVISGDLTRNDKSKQQESGGPITKDDTSVEYYNTIFTFVESPIEKGVFWAGSDDGLIHISRDNGKTWDNVTPKGLPETMISIIDASHHDAGTAYFAATRYKFGDFQPQLYKTTNYGKSWKKITNGIPEMDFTRAIREDPNKKGLLYAGTETGMYVSFDAGENWQDLQLNLPPTPVTDIAVHKRDKDLIVATQGRSFWVLDDLPVLHQVSDQIAKKENHLFAPEKTYLFGGRSWGSDEMAIGQNPERGVVVYYTLKDEVDEEIKMEFIDPKGQTIRTYSSMKDGSGRPVRSSSEFYDDGGVPSSVVKNESGLNKFVWDLQYPEVTGLNGVQILWAGNTAGPTAIPGDYKVKMYIGDKMVGERDFTIVKDPRLTNVSQKDFEDQFQLVKTIKAKLDTTHKTINRIREIRAEINELTAEAKDNKQIQERAKKMLAAMSEIENELVQTKAESGQDVLNFQIKLNNKLASLASTVATGYGRPTKQQYEVYDDLAAKVDVQFKRLEQVLEGEYDSIIMELESKSIPIKN encoded by the coding sequence ATGGGTGTTATGATAAAGGAATGGAAAAAACTAACTACTGCGATGTTCGCACTACTATTGGTAGTATTTACAGCGAATGTTGCACAAGCACAGATCTTTGGACATGGGGAGGAAAACCCAAATCCAAAATTTGAGCAAAAAATGTTTAAGGATCTTCAATACAGAAGTATTGGGCCTTACAGGGGAGGACGTTCAGTAGCCGTATCTGGACACGACTCACAGCCTTACACATTTTATACCGGATTTACCGGTGGCGGCGTTTTCAAAACCACAAACGGTGGTAACAGCTGGTTCAACGTATCAGACGATTACTTTAAAACAGGTTCGGTAGGCGCAATTACTGTTGCCCCATCTGACCCAAATGTAATCTATGTTGGTATGGGTGAGACCGATATTCGTGGTAACATGAGTGCGGGTGACGGTATGTATAAATCTACGGATGCTGGTAAAACTTGGACCTATTTAGGTTTAGGTGATACGCAGTTTATTGGTGATATCGAAGTGCATCCAACTAATGATGATATCGCTTGGGTAGCTGCAATGGGACCGTTATTCGGTGACGTTGATAGCGAATCTAGAGGTGTTTATAAAACAACCGATGGTGGTAAAACTTGGAATAAGGTATTGTACAGAGATACCAAGACGGGTGCCGTAGATATCTCGGTTGACCCTAACAACCCTAGAATTTTATTCGCAGCCCTTTGGGAAGCTTACCGTAATCCTTGGGAAATGAGTAGTGGTGGCGATGGCGGCGGACTATTCAAGAGTACCGATGGTGGTGAAACTTGGGTTGAAATTTCTCAATACCCAGGATTACCAAAAGGTATGCTCGGTAAAATTGGTGTTGCGATTTCACCGGCGAACTCAAACCGAGTTTGGGCGATCATCGAAAATGACAATGGTGGTTTATTCCGCTCTGAAGATGGTGGAGACACTTGGAGACGTATCAGCAAAGATAGAAACCTACGCCAGCGTGCATGGTACTATACCAAAGTTGTAGCCGATCCGAAGAATGAAGATGGTGTTTATGTATTGAATGTAAGTTTCTTGAAGTCTACGGATGGCGGAAGCACATTTAGCAGAATTAGTACTCCACACGGTGACCACCATGATTTATGGATTTCACCAAGCGACCCGCAGCGTTTTATTATTGCAGATGATGGTGGTGGACAGGTTACTTATAACGGAGGTGAAGGATTCTCTTCATACATGACTTCGGCAACGGCTCAGTTCTATCAAGTAACTACAGACAACCAATTCCCATACATGATTTATGGAGCTCAGCAGGATAACAGTACAGTTGGTATTCGTAGCCGAACAAGTGGCTCAGGAATTACTGAAAGAGATTGGTGGCCAGTAGCAGGTGGAGAAAGTGGTTATATTGCTCCAGATCCAGAGAATCCAAATATCACTTATGGTGGTAGCTATGGTGGTTACTTAAACAAGTATGACGCTGAAATCGGCTTAAGCGATCGCGTTGATGTATGGCCAGATAACCCAATGGGTGCTGGAGCCGCTGAGCTGAAGTACCGCTTCCAGTGGACTTTCCCAATCATCATTTCTCCACACGACCCAGATGTACTTTATACTACATCACAAATGGTTCACCGTTCTACCGACGAAGGTATGAGCTGGGAAGTAATTAGTGGCGACTTAACAAGAAATGACAAGTCGAAGCAGCAAGAGTCTGGTGGTCCAATCACAAAAGATGATACTTCAGTAGAGTACTACAACACAATTTTCACTTTTGTTGAGTCTCCTATCGAAAAAGGTGTATTCTGGGCTGGATCAGATGATGGTTTGATTCATATCAGCCGCGATAACGGAAAAACTTGGGATAATGTAACTCCTAAAGGTTTACCAGAAACGATGATTAGCATTATTGATGCTTCACATCATGATGCAGGTACTGCTTATTTTGCAGCTACTCGTTATAAATTTGGTGATTTCCAGCCACAACTTTATAAGACTACGAACTATGGTAAGTCTTGGAAGAAAATTACCAATGGTATTCCAGAGATGGACTTTACTAGAGCGATTCGTGAGGATCCAAACAAGAAGGGCCTACTTTACGCAGGTACCGAAACAGGTATGTATGTAAGTTTTGATGCTGGTGAGAACTGGCAAGACCTACAATTGAATTTACCGCCTACTCCGGTTACAGATATAGCTGTTCATAAGCGCGACAAAGATTTAATTGTGGCTACTCAAGGTCGTTCTTTCTGGGTACTTGATGATCTTCCTGTACTTCATCAAGTGAGCGATCAAATCGCTAAGAAAGAGAATCATTTATTTGCTCCTGAAAAGACTTACCTATTTGGTGGTCGTAGTTGGGGTAGTGATGAAATGGCTATCGGTCAAAATCCAGAGCGTGGCGTAGTTGTTTACTATACACTAAAGGATGAAGTTGATGAAGAAATCAAAATGGAATTCATCGATCCTAAGGGTCAAACTATCCGCACATACTCAAGTATGAAAGATGGTAGCGGAAGACCTGTGAGAAGCTCTTCTGAGTTCTATGACGACGGTGGTGTACCTTCATCAGTTGTTAAGAACGAAAGCGGATTGAACAAATTCGTATGGGATCTTCAGTATCCAGAAGTTACAGGCCTAAATGGTGTGCAAATTCTTTGGGCAGGTAACACAGCTGGACCTACGGCTATTCCTGGCGACTATAAAGTTAAAATGTACATTGGTGATAAGATGGTAGGCGAAAGAGATTTCACTATCGTGAAAGATCCACGTTTAACAAATGTTAGTCAGAAAGATTTCGAAGACCAGTTCCAGTTAGTTAAAACAATTAAGGCGAAGTTGGATACTACTCATAAAACGATTAACCGTATTCGCGAAATACGAGCTGAAATCAATGAGTTAACAGCAGAAGCTAAAGACAACAAGCAGATTCAAGAAAGAGCAAAGAAAATGCTCGCTGCTATGTCTGAAATTGAAAATGAATTGGTTCAAACTAAAGCTGAATCTGGTCAGGATGTGCTAAACTTCCAGATTAAACTGAACAACAAACTAGCGTCGCTAGCAAGTACTGTGGCAACAGGGTACGGACGTCCTACCAAGCAACAGTATGAGGTGTACGATGACCTAGCAGCTAAAGTAGATGTACAGTTCAAGCGATTGGAGCAAGTACTTGAAGGCGAATATGATTCTATCATCATGGAATTAGAAAGCAAGAGTATTCCAATTAAGAACTAA
- a CDS encoding LolA family protein, translating into MVLRICSLCSLWLLVGAISAHAQVFPQVRANFEQGRVFEANFEHVYIDSYTKESLSSTGKIWVSADKYRLESEGQLLIVDGETSKVYDQAKNRVIISDYSEDEDDFAPSRMLKGVDSTYVIDEERQENGHMKIIMETEDDFALYVKVEILVDANAHPISITAYDFSENVIVTTFKNGKFIDKKEDLFVLRYPKDAEIVDTRY; encoded by the coding sequence ATGGTCTTAAGGATTTGTAGCCTATGTAGCCTTTGGCTATTAGTAGGTGCTATAAGTGCTCACGCACAAGTATTCCCACAAGTGCGTGCCAATTTTGAACAAGGCCGCGTATTTGAAGCTAATTTTGAGCACGTCTACATCGATTCTTACACCAAAGAGTCATTAAGTAGTACAGGTAAAATTTGGGTATCTGCCGATAAGTACCGCTTAGAAAGTGAAGGACAGCTGCTTATAGTAGATGGTGAGACTTCAAAAGTATATGATCAGGCAAAAAATCGTGTAATCATTAGTGATTATTCGGAAGATGAGGATGATTTTGCACCATCTAGAATGTTAAAAGGCGTAGATTCAACTTATGTTATAGATGAAGAACGTCAGGAAAATGGGCATATGAAAATCATCATGGAAACAGAAGATGATTTTGCACTCTACGTGAAAGTTGAGATTTTAGTAGATGCTAATGCACATCCGATAAGCATAACGGCGTACGATTTTTCGGAGAACGTAATTGTAACGACGTTCAAAAACGGAAAATTTATAGATAAAAAAGAGGATCTCTTTGTACTAAGGTACCCAAAGGATGCTGAAATCGTAGATACGAGGTATTAA
- a CDS encoding energy transducer TonB — protein MGKSKFTKDDSIALTVTLSVSIVMLLFSLWYTLDMNQTFRPSFVEVEFGEFQTGTLAEYSEVKEEEVATRPNPSEVKTEEPVEEVPKPEEQPVNPTEEVTKPVDLPDEVEEVIEEPVKTPETEVVDPTKKTAEEVQEKVEVPPVAKEDLSTNEGAEESGDIKGNRGETNADAGTGSDDEKSAPYELKWEGNLEREPMVQPLPNNTANAEGVISVRFQVKPDGSVGLIIPLKKMNPELEKEVQRTLKSWKFSRLPSGVPQKAQWGTITFRFVFG, from the coding sequence ATGGGTAAAAGTAAATTCACAAAAGACGACAGCATAGCACTTACGGTAACGTTAAGTGTAAGCATCGTTATGCTTTTATTTTCGCTTTGGTATACTCTTGATATGAACCAGACCTTCCGCCCTTCGTTTGTGGAAGTAGAATTTGGTGAATTTCAAACAGGTACATTAGCCGAGTATTCAGAAGTAAAAGAAGAAGAAGTTGCTACCCGCCCAAACCCTTCAGAAGTAAAGACGGAAGAGCCCGTTGAAGAAGTGCCCAAGCCCGAAGAGCAACCCGTTAATCCAACCGAAGAAGTAACCAAGCCGGTTGATTTGCCAGATGAAGTGGAAGAGGTAATTGAAGAGCCCGTTAAAACTCCTGAAACAGAAGTGGTAGACCCTACCAAGAAAACTGCGGAAGAAGTACAGGAAAAAGTGGAAGTGCCTCCCGTTGCCAAAGAAGATTTGAGTACGAATGAAGGAGCCGAAGAGAGTGGAGATATAAAAGGCAATAGAGGAGAGACCAACGCTGATGCAGGTACAGGTAGCGATGATGAGAAGTCTGCGCCTTACGAGCTGAAGTGGGAAGGAAATCTTGAACGAGAGCCCATGGTTCAACCCCTTCCAAATAATACCGCAAATGCTGAAGGGGTAATATCTGTTCGCTTCCAAGTAAAGCCCGATGGCTCGGTGGGTTTAATTATCCCATTAAAGAAAATGAATCCTGAACTCGAAAAAGAAGTTCAAAGAACACTGAAAAGTTGGAAATTCTCACGCCTACCAAGCGGTGTTCCACAAAAAGCACAGTGGGGTACCATTACCTTCCGCTTTGTGTTTGGCTAA
- a CDS encoding MotA/TolQ/ExbB proton channel family protein, which produces MKYLLFLQQDSSAVADSLAMALEGETITLFDLFVEGGILMIPIFLLFMLSMYVIVERWMALNRSHTDTDRFLHSVEGMLKSGRQTDALAYCDDFDKPLARIIKAGIKRLGRPIRDIEDAIDNAGKKEIFFLEKRMNWLATIAGVAPLLGFTGTVTGMIEAFMDIQSLQGNVNPSELAGGIWEALITTAAGLMVGLIAFGFYNFLLGKINRSIFELENASADFIDLLQSPAPKKQA; this is translated from the coding sequence ATGAAATACCTTCTTTTCCTACAGCAAGATTCATCTGCCGTAGCCGACTCATTAGCTATGGCCTTGGAAGGAGAAACCATAACGTTATTTGACTTATTTGTGGAAGGCGGAATCTTAATGATTCCAATATTTTTGCTCTTTATGCTTTCTATGTATGTAATTGTAGAACGATGGATGGCATTAAATCGATCTCACACCGACACCGATCGTTTTCTGCATTCTGTTGAAGGAATGTTGAAGTCGGGCCGCCAAACAGATGCACTTGCGTACTGCGATGATTTTGACAAGCCATTAGCACGTATCATTAAGGCAGGTATCAAGCGCTTAGGCCGACCAATTCGTGATATTGAAGACGCTATAGACAATGCGGGTAAAAAAGAGATTTTCTTCCTTGAAAAACGCATGAACTGGTTAGCAACTATTGCAGGAGTGGCTCCATTGTTAGGTTTCACAGGTACTGTAACGGGGATGATTGAAGCCTTTATGGATATTCAGTCGTTACAAGGAAATGTAAACCCAAGTGAGTTAGCGGGTGGTATCTGGGAAGCTTTGATTACCACAGCAGCAGGCTTAATGGTAGGTTTGATAGCATTCGGTTTTTATAACTTCCTGTTAGGCAAAATTAACCGTTCGATTTTTGAACTTGAAAATGCATCGGCCGACTTTATAGACTTATTGCAATCTCCAGCACCTAAAAAGCAGGCATAA